The window TCGTCCACCAGTTCGGCGGACACGGACGTCGGTTCGGTGAACAATGCCGCGGCCCAAAAGAAACGTTCGCTTTCTCAACAACAGCCGCAAGTTCCGAGGCGAAACAAATCCGACGCATCCGCCCAATCATCGCAGGTgcggaaattaaataataataacaataacaacaaCAATAATGTTGGGAAGAGACAGAGAAGGGACTCGCAAGCCCGGCAATCGAGCGCCGTTCGCTCAAAGAAGGAGAGTGCTACCACAAAGCGAGGACCTGGAAAACGTAAGGCCAAGAGGAGAGCGAGTCTCGAGGACAAAGAGGAAGATGTGCAAGATGCCTGGGGCACCAACATGGCGCCCTTAAGACAGTGGATCGAAAAATACGAAGAAGCTGTTACGAATCATTACAGTCCCGAGTTGAGAGCCAGGATATCGAATATTAAAGTCAACGGCACGCACAGTGATCTCAGGCAAAGTAACATGAATGTCATTGCCACCGGTAAATGCAGACTCAATGTGCACAGCAATACTCTTAGAGTAAGTAAACTTTATCTTggaacgaaaaaaatattattaggaaaattgcaaagaattaattttatttttaaattattttatattgttacttgtatttaatttattcagatatattttctttgttcccagtatttattaatacttattacTATCGCCATTGCTTATTGAGTTACTTattgagttaaaaaaaaaagaaactttacatttttatttcctctgaaatttattagaatttttattaaaacttatttattttctacagtTTTTAGTGGCAACAATGTACCTTCCACCAAACACTCCTGTTGTGGAATTACGTGGCAAGTATATGCTCAGTACACAACACCGACTGCAATATACGCAAAGTGGAAGGCAGCACGTCCAACGACCAGGACCATTCGTGTTTTTCTATCGTCTACCGCGCGACGGCACCGAAGTGTGCGTAGACACGCGGACGTACGGGAACGACGCGAGGTTTGTGCGACGTAGTTGCAAGCCGAACGCGGAGGTAAAGCATTGCATTGAGAAAGGCACGCTACACCTCTACATTGTGACAACATGTGCAATCGAAAAGAACGCCGAGATAACAATCAAACACGAGCAACATGATTTGTTGCTGTCACCTAATCCTAATTCCTCTGTGCTGCCCGTCGTATGCGCGTGTAACAATCCGCGGGAGTGTCAAATTGCGAATGCGGCGAGTCAGCTGAGTAGAAGAGGCAGCAACGGTGCTCTCGTCGAAAACGCCGAGTACGTAACaatccaaataaaatatactcgttatatgtataacatatttttcataatgtaTGTGTTATCTTTATCTGTTAATCAGTGGCAGAGAACGGAGGCGACGGTGTAGAAGGAACACCGTGTGCGAGGATACCGATACCACACCACCGGTAGCTCCTCCTACGAGCGTTACGCAAACCGTTACGACTACAACACCGTCTGTGACATCGACGTCTGTGACTCCTGCGACACCGAGGCGAACTGTTACTACCACGGTTACGAGTACAACGACCCGACAGATTGCTAAGGAAGATACCAACGCGGCGGTGACGAACGCACCGCCTCAAACGTCACCCAATTCGAGTCAGTCGGTGACGCCTACGACGGAAACGAAAAAGGACAAAAAGAAGATGACGCGGGAGGAAAGGAAAATGGAAGCAATCATGAAGGCTTTTGAAAGGCTGGAGAAGGCGGAACAGAGAAAGCAAGAGGTACAAGCGAGAAACGCGCAACGAAAGGAATCTGGCGGTACACACAGCGACAACGAGGATAATCATTCGGCGACAGGACAGTCTAAGAGTAGTGGCAAACAGACGAACTCTGAGAGACCGCTGCggcgaagaagaagaaaaggtCGGGCGAGAACGACAAGTTCGTCTCAGTCACAGAGTAGTAATCGAAGGACTAGATTGAACTCCGCCGAATCCGATATGTCCTCCGGGGACGAGAGCAATTCTATGCAATCGCCGCCTCTGTTGGGTCAAAATCGTCCACCTAGCCGGGACATTTCGTATTCGTCGCATTTACACACCCCGGTGAAGAACACGACCGGCGACGTCGGCACCGGATCGTCGTCCGGTGGCATTCCCACTGCGGCCGGTTTACTACTGGCTTTAGCAAACTCGAACGCTCCCGGTCCTCCGAACTCGCCACCATTACAGCAGCCTACTCCCGTTAAAAGTCCTACTTGCGACAGTGGAGCCAGCAGTAGTTCGCAAAGTTCCACGCCATCAACGCCATTATCGTCTGCCTGCTTGCTAGTGGCCGCCGCGGTCGGCCCGTTAGCTCCAGGTTTCAAATTTCCCAAGACGAAGAAGGTGCTGATGAACGAGTGGCTAAAGGAATCGCCGGATTCGCCGCAAATCAACATACCTCAAGTGTCGCCTGTGTCGGTTCTACCTTCAGCTGGTCCGCCAACCTTACAAAATTCCGTAAGTCCATTGTGCGGCAGAAATTTCTCGTCAACGGATGCGTCGGCGGAATTCCTATCGCAGAGTTATGCGGCCAAAAGCTTAGCTACTCTTGTGCAAGCCGCCAATTCGGTCAGCGGCATATGTGACTCGCCACCGCAACGTAAACAGCAACAGCAAGTTATTCCCGGCAATaataacaacaacaacaacaataataatggCAACAGTGGCTGTCCCGCTGTGTCTACAGGCTCGGCGAAGAAGCGATGGTTGCGTCAGGCAATTTCGGAAGAATGCGATTCGCCTAACAGCCGACCTGAAAGTCCACCATCACTCAGCGAGACGGTAGCACCGCCCAAGAAGCGGCGAATAGCCCGAGAGAGTTTGTCGTCGGATAATTATACTCCACCGACGACGCCGACCATGTTACTTCCAACCGAAGTTCCAACGCCTAACAGCAGATCACTGTGTCCTGCTGATGTAAGTTTCgcagttttaatatttttagctgaactgtataatattaattattctaatgtTCGATTTGTAGTATGCGTgataaaatgaattataatattgacaatatttttgttattgtttttcCAGGATGACTATACGGATCATGTGCAATCGCCTATCGTGGAACAGACCGATGAGAAATATTACGATTCGGAATCTGTGAAAGAAGAAATCAAAATGGACGGTAGATCTATAGACAAACCAATCGCTCGAGAAAAACTCtcaattgatatttttccTCAAAcagaattttgtataaaacgtGAAGAAAAAACAGAGTGCTCAGATATTAAAATGGAAGTGTCTTCCGAAATGCATACAGAAAGCGTTACgacgaaaaaagaaaaaatttcccCAAAGTGGGAGGAAGATGATACAAAATCTGAATGTAATTATACTCAATTGAAtcagaaattaattgaaaaaattcgaGAAGCCATCAAAAAGGAGGAAAATGTGAAGGAGGAAATTGTCACTAAAGGCACAGTTGAGATAATCGATCAGAACGAACCCGACACAGAGATGGAAGAATTCAGTTCTCCCATCGCTACTATAGAGCCTGACGCGATTCTCAAACAACGAGTGGTAGAAATGCAGTTGGAGTTTGGCGGTGCCATCGCTGAAATCGTTAACATTGTCAGTAGCGAAAACGATAAATCAAACGACGAGAAGAAATCGTCCGAGGCCATTGCGAAGTGCCAGGAAACCGTCGAAAAATCTGATGACAACGTGTCCATCGACGAATTCGACGTAGAGGCGCAGATGAAGAAGATCACGGGTGACGACGGTAACGATTATCAGGAGAAAATTGACGCGAACTCAGAGAAGGACAAGATGGACGGAATGGACGGAATAGAGGGATTAATGGAGAGCTCGAAGGAGGACTCGGACTCCGAGGATAAGGACATGGACGATGACAAGTACTGCGAATCTTCCTTTAAATTGTTTGATATCAGTCGCGAGGAAACACCTTTCAAAGAATCGGACATTAAACCCGATACTAAACCGGAACAGATTATCGTTGCAGAAGACGACGCGAAAGAGTCGGATGAGGGTACGAATGACGAGCTTACAAAAGAGGTCTCCAAGCCGGAACAGTCGTCTACTCTCATCGCGTTATCGGAGGAGTCTATTTTCGAATCGCCTTCTACGAACGTGGATGCGGAGTCCGTCACGGATTCTCCCAAGATCTTTCACTCGATTCCACCCCTAAGTGAGCGTATTCGTAAGAAGACCGTCGATCCGTCCGCCACGCCGAAAACGCCCAAGATGGATTTTGAAGCGGCTATCATAGAATCTACGATAAGTATAGACGATGGAGATGGGTCTAAGAACGGCGAGCAAAAGATTTTATCGACCGCGCTGCGCGAGCTCTTGGAAGCAAAACTGGACGACGAACCGGCGGCCAAAGtaatgaaaaatgaaattgaTAGTGAGATTAATGCGCCATCACAAGTAATTCAACCAAAATCAGACTCCTCTGAACATAGTTTAGACACAGTACAAGATTCAGTTTCGACTCAGGAAACTCTGAAGCCAGAAGAGATTCCAGTCAAGGAGGAAGAGACCAAACCTAAAGAGATAAAACGATTGAAAGACCCGAGGACCGTTGTGCCGAACAGTATGCCAGCACCAGCTTTCAAATCAGATGCTCTTCCTCCCGTCAAGCGCAAGGTTAGAAGGGTAGGACTGTAGTAATGTTTTTTTGTTGCTGAGAAATGGTGTCCCGGTGCATGGTTTTACCAATCTCTTACAGCATAAAACCAAACGATTCCTGCACTCCCACtcccatttttatttttttataactctttctaaataaatttctcttttgtGATCAAGGTCGatcttatatagaaatatcaatatttttttcagttgtCCATATCGGAGTATCGCAAACGCAAACAACAGTCATCCGGAGGAACCGGTACCGAACCAGAATCGCCGAACGACGCTTCCACCACGGACAAAAGTGGAGCACGAGGTAGATCGGATAGCGCCAGCAGTGGCACCTCTTCGCTCAGTTCGGACGAGGAGGGTTCCAAAGCATCGCTGTCTCTTGACGTAACGGGTCTTAACACGCACTTTCCTAATTCTACTAATGagaacgaagaaaaaaaaggtaaccatcttttaaatattgttttattttattgaattttctaAAGACATGATCGcattattacaaattgaatCTTCCACCAATGTAAcgtttaatgaattaatatttgaatcaGGAGAGGAAGGTGCGATTGGTTGGTCTGCAGCACCGACTTTGGTAGAACGTCAACGAGAAAATCTTACCGAGCGACTAAAACGTGAATTTGGATTGTTCCTCAGCGATGACGAGGAGGAAAGAGCTCGCAAGCATggtacatattttaaagaaaaatacattggGGAAAGAATATTGCAGTcttgaaaaagataaaactattttttgaaagagataaaattattttagagaaataaagaaatcttgaaaatctattaaatttgtagAGAATGGTGACAATACTAAAACACTTTATGTTATATACGTCATCTTTATCCTCCTGTCTACAGGTTTGACGGCCGAGGCGATACTCAAGGCGCACAAATCTCCGCCTCCTAATTTAGTAGTCGGGACTCCGCCGGGATTGCCGCAGCTGCCCCCGCAGCCGTATATACCGCCACCCGGTTCAGCGTCTATCCATTATCCCCAGTTCCAAAGCAAACCCGGCACGGTGCAATACCCAAACTTCGCGATACCGCCGCCGACCACGACTCAGCATACGATGTACGGCACCGCTACGCCGTCACAGGTGGCCGCAGTTAGCAAACAGACGCCGCAGACATCACAGTTCCTGGTGCCCCAGGTAGCTCAAGCACCACCGGGTGCTAACCCGTATCCACCGCAATTCGtcccgccaccgccaccgccatcAACGCCGGCGACAGGAACGGCGGTGCCAATCTCGAAGTTCCCGTCGGTgacgccgccaccgccgccgccccCGGGTACCCAGTTGCCGTACCCTCCGACGCCGTCGGGACAACCTCAGAAGCCATTTTTTAACCATCCGGCGCCGAGGTCGTAACCGGCAGAAAAGGTTAGGATCGTTAAAAGTTCTTAAGCTTTtaagtgatattttatattcttcgcAACTGGCGGGTGTCTTCATTGAACCGATTAGTTTGCTCActcttttattaatgaggCAAAGTTTTAGTAGACTCTTTGcgttggaaaaaaaagagcaaaaagaattcaaactatttcaaaatatttttgatggaAGTTtgcattcttttattataagctAACAAAATATCACTTTGTACATGGAAGCAAGTTACAAACGGCAAGAAGCCGCAAACAGAATTCCAACGATTTCTTAAACAGTTAGAAAGAAAACTGTGGTTTTGATTTGTGCTGTCAATCGCTTCTAGAATTgtcacatatatttaaaatttactgatACACGTTCAATGGTTTTTTCTCAAGATATTCGACGGAATTCGTGTGGCCTAAAGTGATAGTTTAGTATTTTGAGGATATAGCGACGCGCGTTTTAAGTAGCATatatctagaaaaaaagagttgTATTGGTACCTTTTTCGCGAACAACGGCCAAAAGTGTATTTGAATGGCATACACTTTTTATACCGGTGAAATGGTGCCCTAAatacgtttatatatattatatatatatatacatatatatatatgtgtgtatatatatatatagcattagtccaatttttttataaggtGTTAAGTTGAAAGCGCGCTTTTCGGCTGGCTGGTGTCAGTCGATTTTTGCGATATCCACTCTAAAACAGTTATCATTATGTGTACAATGTGCGCATCCCTGCATAATACAACATacttgtacatattatttgcatatatgcataataatattaacaatatagcTATATTTAATGACGCTATATATTTAGATTAGTTCATAGTAACAAGCCGTAACAAACCTAGTATGAATAGATAAGCTAGTACTGTGTTGTGTTGTTTTTTGACTAAAAAGAGGCAAAAAGTGGCGCGGAAttctctatattttatatttcactgTAAAAGGtcagattatttataataaaagataaatgttgaaatttgAAAACTTGAGTTTTATTTTCGAGATTTGTAAAAGGCGATTACttgatttttctctttctctctttctctctctctctctctctctctctctctctctctctctctctctctctctctctctctctctctctctctttctcgtacGAAGATAACTTATTTAGTGTGCGCGACAGATGTTTTTTGACgccagtttttatttaaaaaagatttataaatttatatgagaCTATTGAGATATAGTGAGAGGATACACCAGTTACGGTAAATGGTACAACGTACAACGTACAACGTACCATTTTTACTCTCTTTGATGCTTTAAGCAATAAcgcaatacattttatttataaaagcgcGAGGATACGTTACAATACGTTTTATTTGTGcgtttatcttaaaaaaggatttcccaaaattttattcgctCATAACATTCATTCAAGTACaaaacttattatataataaaaagtgtaTTAAATCGTGTAGAAGTAAATTAATACAGCGAAAGAATCGTAGTCTATTTTGTAACTAAGAGCTGCTTTACGATCTTTTCGTTTTTAGTACGATTGTTCTATAAtcgaaacaaaagaaatatgtgTTTCGTCTGTACTTTGAGCAATAGATTTGCGTTAAAAAACTAGTTAGCGACATCCTTTGCGCATGTATTAGTAATTCGGTGTATTACATAATCTCGTAATTAAAGATATCGTGATTTTtgtctaataattttaaaagtctaGTTCCAACAATGCGCGcgtatgtaattaaaattatatatattgtatatgtaattgaaattatatagatatatatatagcgatataacaaatttttcagattttgaTGGTGCGATTATTACGTGTACATAAATACGTTACTTGTTATGATGCGCGAGAAAAGCCAAGTTTGAATTTCTTTGTAAGTTTACAGCTTTTCTTTgtttgtaatataatgtattgttTATTCTATTTTCCGTCATAGACTTTCCGAATCGCGAAGAGTGATGGATATAGGATATTTAGAAGAAACAACGAAGAGATGAAGAAACAGTTACTTCATTAATGTTGTGTATTTAAGAATGTGCAGCGCactaagaattataattattcactCTCCGCGATGTAATAGAGAGTCATCTGACCGTGTCGCTCGAATTAATCATAGTACAATTATCTAAATGATAACATTCATTAGAAATTTGTGACAATTACGTTACACGTTAAAGTAATGTCAAGTgacaattgaaataaatttttcgaaaggaaaacatgtaaatcataaatttgtttagCCTCGTTTAGATAACACTATCTTAAGTTTTATTGATGAaaagaaaacatatatatatatctcttaatttattatacgatGTGCAAAagctttattttcataatggaTTATAAAGGTCATATTCACAGtcgaatcttatatttaaaatcattttaagcactgtcttaagatgtcatcaaccaattatagaatattattagcattttaaaaacgttatttGAAACCGTCTTGAAATAAGAATCGACTATGAATATCAGCCTAGAACTCTTTCTCAGCTTGGACTTGTGTGATCTCCTAATTGCAAATTATGTAACTATGGATGTGGTCCACTATAAATACTCCGAAACGTTTCCGATgtgctattaattttatttaacaatgcGGCGTTAATTCGTCATTAATGCCTTACAGATTTTCGttctataaaaacaaaaaaaaaacaaagttaaaaagaatagaaacttaataagaaaataaaagaattagaaagatttaaaaaattattgctgatGTATCttgctgaaatattattgGCCATGAAAATTTGTTTcgcaaaaaagtaaaataaaaagaaaaaaagagactgGACGATACCGTGTTTACTCGCAGTGGAATTAAAAATCCATATGTCCAAATCGGAGCGAAAGTATCTGGAATACTTGGGAGTGCCAAGTGTACCGCATCCGTCGTGTAATCCGATTATATGATAGGATTCTACCTGAACGAAGATGCAAAATATGCAATGCGGGATTTTCCATGTACACAtaggagaaagagaagcgAGCGATTTTAATCCTGTAATGTCGATTTTTAAGCGAATATCAAAGTTTAGAGATCTGTGATTAGAAGATGTGCGATAAAaacttgaatataaaatttatgcattCTTTACATAAGATTAGGGGGGGAAGAAGGGGTATTCTAAGGCGAAATTCTGGGATGTGCATATACGATGCATGTGTACGGATCTCCTGTAGAGGAACACcttccttttttcttacattgtGTTTGGCTGCGATTTCAAAATGTAAACAGACGTATTTTTGGCATttgatatttactttatactttagctaatattttgtaataaaaagagaCATGCACATAAATGTAAGTTATAAATTGTCGCAGGTGGCGTGACATCAGACACGGAAGAAAGTGTACAGCTTGTGTTCGCCATCCGCATACAAATTGAAAacgtgtaaatatttttgtaagataaattttaaatgtgcatatatacatatatatatatatatacatacattatttaattattaagtatatatatacacacactatatacatatatgtatattatctcTCTTTATTCTtcgaatttttatgaaattctaCGAGAATCTCTAAAATCCGAAGAAAAAGCTATACGATATACGATTGCTTTTTGCAGCGAAATCTATATGTTTATTATCCATACAATTCTCCAATAAAaactatacatatacgtacaGATATGTGTAATACATATCTGTAAAATGAGACATTCTGACATAAAAAAGCAGGCAACATGCGaccttgttattaaaaaagcatCTGATAGTATAAAACAATTCGTTAGGATAATCGTTTCAATGTTGTAAATAAAAGCAGAGCGCATAGcggttattatattattatattatattatattaatatattatattatattcgcatatatatatatacatatatatattcaatctTTATATAATAGGCTGAGAATacacgataatttttttatttgcgatTCACTGTTACATGTATGTGCCTAGTTATAGCCATGTTACAATTATTACCTATTACATTGTATGATAATTTAATCCATATTAtcgattataataaatgtaacaagTTCTTCGATATCAAACTCTATACACACGATATATTATTATGGCGTAACGTGTAAAGAGCTCATATTTAGGCATacgtgaaaaaatttaataaatcggaATACATTTTACGAAGTCGAGATTGTTGACTTGATGTCCCTCGCCTTTTATCCATTACGGTTTATTTCCACGATTGAACCGGCTATCGCTCGATTTACTGTTATCCCGCTCCTTCCCGAGTGCGAACAAATGGAATCGTGtaatcgaaaataaaaattagcttGGTAACTGATATCAAGGTTGTTTACCACGTGTCGCGTCACAGATAAAAACTTATCTGTTTATTTCGACTTTTAAACAATAGGTAGACACCTGTGATGTATTGCCGTACATTAATTTCCATAAGATTATTACCACGCGACTCTGTGGCACTATCTCTAGCTACtcgaaattataattgtttcgtttttttttttttaatattcgggtttttttttacatcaatttGCATAAGATTATTACCACGTGACTCTTCGGCGCTGTCTCTAGCtactgtaaattataattgttttcgtgtttttttcatttcaatattcgggttttttcttacattaattTGCATAAGATTATTACCACGCGACTCTTCAGCGTTATCTCTAGCTACTCtaaattatcattgttttttttttttttttttttttttcaatttgatattcggatttatttttttatcgtattttctcgaatttttatataatcttggaactttttacaaaaattctcagatattttacgaatctaagaatattttaaaattcatgtaaatttacaaaagattttaagaaaagatGTAGATTTTCTAAGTATTTCTGAGAACTTGTTTGAATTCGAATTAAGGatttaaaaacttgaaaaatatttaatgattatgGTTtcggaattatttatttgaagtaAAGATATGCATTAATTacgataagaaaattattaccaTGCAATTTGCAATTCTAAActatataagttttaataattttacatttggtATTgggatttattatttatattgtaacattGAGCAGATATCGTATTTGTcttgtgttttttaaaaaattcttggaATTCAACAATTATCTATAA of the Monomorium pharaonis isolate MP-MQ-018 chromosome 11, ASM1337386v2, whole genome shotgun sequence genome contains:
- the LOC105839571 gene encoding uncharacterized protein LOC105839571 isoform X1, with translation MATGTTKSASAEVEKEHEREASETTMSFVLKLDVETATTSVVENATKSVGSEGQPPPTLLFAREIWRSQEPVAVATSAITTTAGNAVIITSGGDDAAATTDGSKSQCPEATSNQDEKQTVTVTTASVLTTIKPVVTYPVAKGAREQQVQRMIASSQTNTTEVLTTRVISQKLSPSSTDQMQQPVPVTLNISSQTSTNSTSSSPSPNSVGVLCPWQTTTTVTAVQASQPIYQSKNQVAIADLIHCSKQQQVTTASSVQTTLHHKPQPVYSTSTTTMKADLQRYHAKPLPGSVTSASQSVQKIKTVTNVIANPSTIVAQRNNSLSKSQGVPKTRVLSSQLVNNQTIANNANLKIQLNNPSIQKTTQSVNVTNMQKTTLQSICNNQKVPLLTGNHLPNLKTTQQQQKLQVQPQKISLAVSRQQFQSSTQQMNNVSKSSSLVTGLQKYQSPGQHFMACQQAISQARSQSTSTGLQKPQTLATVQTTKLQSTATSNVCKSNSMPNVSKPSQNSNVLASGKQSQLQVQSTSTQLLQGNTTQQVIQKSQQQPTANANNLQVQRSHSITNVHSKVITSVSNNQRTPVVMNSKVQQQQQQQQTLMRVGISKGQTQTAQTVTGFKTISQKPLMNPVKSTTVNSQNNVIQQPMMQRNNNPPQSMKIIQQHQQQQQQQSLIGPQNVPQKQPGCIKTIPPQKQRNHAQKISGAGVKPLLSPNVTGFTKAQGPTQVAPKTSIKTLLPQQTVIAPNASNVIVPHKNSPIKIQQQAIQQKQVIMAPQYTQQIRQQAGQIKTLLPITSTTIEPRKDLTENKNDNQSRMPKEEEQNPAKSPVRRMPLPYECLQFVLQDHNYGAPPPRTPPPPPSPPPHPKQQPINGAGSSTATSQHPYIFGPVVSNTNVEDDAASAISSEAGREAEPEGEETETAPEGEGDDEDSVTRCICDFEHDDGYMICCDRCLVWQHVDCMGIDRSNIPDEYLCERCRPRRVDRQRARALQMRKREELLNSDTSSDTSSTSSADTDVGSVNNAAAQKKRSLSQQQPQVPRRNKSDASAQSSQVRKLNNNNNNNNNNVGKRQRRDSQARQSSAVRSKKESATTKRGPGKRKAKRRASLEDKEEDVQDAWGTNMAPLRQWIEKYEEAVTNHYSPELRARISNIKVNGTHSDLRQSNMNVIATGKCRLNVHSNTLRFLVATMYLPPNTPVVELRGKYMLSTQHRLQYTQSGRQHVQRPGPFVFFYRLPRDGTEVCVDTRTYGNDARFVRRSCKPNAEVKHCIEKGTLHLYIVTTCAIEKNAEITIKHEQHDLLLSPNPNSSVLPVVCACNNPRECQIANAASQLSRRGSNGALVENADGRERRRRCRRNTVCEDTDTTPPVAPPTSVTQTVTTTTPSVTSTSVTPATPRRTVTTTVTSTTTRQIAKEDTNAAVTNAPPQTSPNSSQSVTPTTETKKDKKKMTREERKMEAIMKAFERLEKAEQRKQEVQARNAQRKESGGTHSDNEDNHSATGQSKSSGKQTNSERPLRRRRRKGRARTTSSSQSQSSNRRTRLNSAESDMSSGDESNSMQSPPLLGQNRPPSRDISYSSHLHTPVKNTTGDVGTGSSSGGIPTAAGLLLALANSNAPGPPNSPPLQQPTPVKSPTCDSGASSSSQSSTPSTPLSSACLLVAAAVGPLAPGFKFPKTKKVLMNEWLKESPDSPQINIPQVSPVSVLPSAGPPTLQNSVSPLCGRNFSSTDASAEFLSQSYAAKSLATLVQAANSVSGICDSPPQRKQQQQVIPGNNNNNNNNNNGNSGCPAVSTGSAKKRWLRQAISEECDSPNSRPESPPSLSETVAPPKKRRIARESLSSDNYTPPTTPTMLLPTEVPTPNSRSLCPADDDYTDHVQSPIVEQTDEKYYDSESVKEEIKMDGRSIDKPIAREKLSIDIFPQTEFCIKREEKTECSDIKMEVSSEMHTESVTTKKEKISPKWEEDDTKSECNYTQLNQKLIEKIREAIKKEENVKEEIVTKGTVEIIDQNEPDTEMEEFSSPIATIEPDAILKQRVVEMQLEFGGAIAEIVNIVSSENDKSNDEKKSSEAIAKCQETVEKSDDNVSIDEFDVEAQMKKITGDDGNDYQEKIDANSEKDKMDGMDGIEGLMESSKEDSDSEDKDMDDDKYCESSFKLFDISREETPFKESDIKPDTKPEQIIVAEDDAKESDEGTNDELTKEVSKPEQSSTLIALSEESIFESPSTNVDAESVTDSPKIFHSIPPLSERIRKKTVDPSATPKTPKMDFEAAIIESTISIDDGDGSKNGEQKILSTALRELLEAKLDDEPAAKVMKNEIDSEINAPSQVIQPKSDSSEHSLDTVQDSVSTQETLKPEEIPVKEEETKPKEIKRLKDPRTVVPNSMPAPAFKSDALPPVKRKVRRLSISEYRKRKQQSSGGTGTEPESPNDASTTDKSGARGRSDSASSGTSSLSSDEEGSKASLSLDVTGLNTHFPNSTNENEEKKGEEGAIGWSAAPTLVERQRENLTERLKREFGLFLSDDEEERARKHGLTAEAILKAHKSPPPNLVVGTPPGLPQLPPQPYIPPPGSASIHYPQFQSKPGTVQYPNFAIPPPTTTQHTMYGTATPSQVAAVSKQTPQTSQFLVPQVAQAPPGANPYPPQFVPPPPPPSTPATGTAVPISKFPSVTPPPPPPPGTQLPYPPTPSGQPQKPFFNHPAPRS